The following are encoded together in the Streptomyces rapamycinicus NRRL 5491 genome:
- a CDS encoding SCO2400 family protein encodes MDYCSPCRRHLNGAVSCPGCGRPVEELGLPSAASDAADEGGGAEAPATRAERRADRRAAQASRASGTTRASSRRKPKSRGLFGRRARRARRGRGRRVAILASVLGPVLVAVFVAELATEGHWRESSPAPRRQEPVADRDGGVTESAETIVQDTRGPSAGPSAADGEDGKSPKGKDKDGKSPKDGDDDTSPDPDHASSSDPSDDSPSAPGGSGATHRPTTPPNPRPTAPATTAPTPTPTPTETCQRFLWWCT; translated from the coding sequence ATGGATTACTGCTCTCCCTGTCGCCGCCATCTCAACGGTGCCGTCTCCTGCCCTGGATGCGGGAGGCCCGTCGAGGAACTCGGGCTGCCCTCTGCCGCGTCGGACGCGGCGGACGAGGGCGGCGGGGCCGAGGCGCCCGCCACACGGGCGGAACGGCGGGCGGACCGCCGTGCGGCCCAGGCCTCCCGCGCCTCCGGCACCACTCGTGCTTCGTCGCGCCGGAAACCCAAGTCCCGGGGCCTCTTCGGCCGCCGCGCCCGCCGGGCCCGCCGGGGCCGGGGACGCCGGGTGGCGATCCTGGCGTCGGTGCTCGGCCCGGTGCTGGTCGCGGTCTTCGTGGCCGAGCTGGCCACCGAGGGGCACTGGCGGGAGTCCTCCCCGGCACCCAGGCGGCAGGAGCCGGTGGCCGACCGCGACGGCGGCGTGACCGAATCCGCCGAGACGATCGTCCAGGACACGAGGGGCCCGAGCGCGGGCCCCTCGGCGGCGGACGGCGAGGACGGAAAGTCGCCCAAGGGCAAGGACAAGGACGGAAAGTCGCCCAAGGACGGGGACGACGACACCTCGCCCGATCCGGACCACGCGTCGTCCTCCGACCCGTCGGACGACTCCCCGTCGGCCCCGGGCGGCTCCGGCGCGACCCACCGGCCCACCACCCCGCCGAACCCGAGGCCCACCGCCCCGGCGACCACCGCCCCGACGCCGACCCCGACGCCCACGGAGACCTGCCAGCGCTTCCTGTGGTGGTGCACCTAG
- a CDS encoding OsmC family peroxiredoxin, with translation MATTRTAHTVWQGNLAEGKGTVTFDSSGIGEQPVSWPSRAEQANGKTSPEELIAAAHSSCFSMALSHGLTQAGNPPTQLTTQAEVTFQPGTGITGIHLTVEGTVEGLDEAAFTAAAEDAKKNCPVSQALAGTEITLSAKLA, from the coding sequence ATGGCTACGACGCGTACCGCGCACACCGTCTGGCAGGGCAATCTGGCCGAGGGCAAGGGGACCGTCACCTTCGACTCCTCCGGCATCGGCGAGCAGCCGGTCTCCTGGCCGTCCCGCGCCGAGCAGGCCAACGGCAAGACCAGCCCCGAGGAGCTGATCGCGGCGGCCCACTCCAGCTGCTTCTCGATGGCGCTCTCGCACGGCCTCACCCAGGCGGGCAACCCGCCCACCCAGCTGACCACCCAGGCCGAGGTCACCTTCCAGCCCGGCACCGGGATCACCGGTATCCACCTCACCGTCGAGGGCACGGTGGAGGGCCTGGACGAGGCCGCGTTCACCGCGGCGGCCGAGGACGCCAAGAAGAACTGCCCGGTGAGCCAGGCGCTCGCCGGTACGGAGATCACGCTGTCGGCGAAGCTGGCCTGA
- a CDS encoding histidine phosphatase family protein: protein MAELLLVRHGETEWSRSHRHTSRTDLPLTPRGEEQARALRRPLAARKIGLILVSPMDRALRTARLAGLEDLTVEPDLREWDYGGYEGITTDEIHRTRPDWNLWTDGVPPAGPGQPGESPERIGARVDRVLARIAPELESADGADVVLVAHGHVLRVLTARRLGLPPSAGALFRLDTATVSRLGSEHGRPAMVAWNVGSESISGQGATASGGTPAG, encoded by the coding sequence GTGGCTGAGCTGCTGCTGGTCCGGCACGGTGAAACCGAGTGGAGCCGGTCGCACAGGCACACCAGCCGGACCGATCTGCCCCTGACCCCGCGCGGTGAGGAGCAGGCACGGGCCCTGCGCCGACCGCTCGCCGCGCGGAAGATCGGGCTGATCCTGGTCAGCCCGATGGACCGGGCCCTGCGGACCGCGCGGCTCGCCGGGCTCGAGGATCTGACCGTCGAGCCCGACCTGCGCGAATGGGACTACGGCGGCTACGAGGGCATCACCACCGACGAGATCCACCGCACCCGCCCCGACTGGAACCTGTGGACCGACGGCGTGCCGCCGGCCGGTCCCGGCCAACCCGGTGAGTCACCCGAGCGGATCGGGGCCCGGGTGGACCGGGTGCTCGCCCGGATCGCCCCCGAGCTGGAGTCGGCCGACGGCGCCGATGTGGTGCTCGTGGCGCACGGCCACGTCCTGCGGGTGCTCACCGCCCGGCGGCTGGGCCTGCCGCCGTCCGCCGGTGCGCTCTTCCGGCTCGACACCGCGACCGTGAGTCGACTGGGAAGTGAGCATGGTCGCCCGGCCATGGTCGCCTGGAACGTAGGCTCGGAGTCGATCTCCGGACAGGGTGCGACCGCGAGCGGTGGCACCCCCGCCGGTTGA
- a CDS encoding SMP-30/gluconolactonase/LRE family protein produces MSTRPSLEVAVRASAVLGEGPTWDAAAQRLIWVDILSSRVHTYDPATGRRTTLGTEQHVGAAKPRAGGGLVVNLRDGIGVYGADGGFGWLLREAVPGRRGNDAAVAPDGSLWAGTMRYDEGAGGGTLSRIGSDGSHAEFLPEVTVSNGIGWSPDGRLMYYIDTPTRRIDVFDVADPDGPVVSGRRPFAEIEEGAGFPDGLCVDADGAVWVALWDGAAIRRYAPDGTLDRVVELPFPRPTACAFGGADLTDLYLTSARVGLGASAPPLAGSLLVIRGVGQGLAQPAFGG; encoded by the coding sequence ATGAGCACACGGCCATCGCTCGAGGTCGCGGTGCGCGCGAGCGCCGTGCTCGGTGAGGGACCCACCTGGGACGCCGCCGCCCAGCGGCTGATCTGGGTGGACATCCTCTCTTCCCGCGTCCACACCTACGACCCCGCCACCGGCCGCCGTACCACCCTGGGCACCGAGCAGCACGTCGGCGCGGCCAAGCCCCGCGCGGGTGGCGGCCTGGTGGTCAACCTCCGCGACGGCATCGGGGTGTACGGGGCGGACGGCGGCTTCGGCTGGCTGCTGCGCGAGGCGGTCCCCGGCCGCCGGGGCAATGACGCCGCCGTCGCACCCGACGGCTCGCTGTGGGCGGGCACCATGCGCTACGACGAGGGGGCCGGCGGCGGCACGCTCTCCCGGATCGGGTCCGACGGCTCCCATGCGGAGTTCCTGCCGGAGGTGACGGTCAGCAACGGCATCGGCTGGAGCCCGGACGGCCGCCTCATGTACTACATCGACACCCCCACCCGCCGTATCGACGTCTTCGACGTCGCGGACCCCGATGGCCCGGTGGTCTCGGGCCGGAGGCCGTTCGCCGAGATCGAGGAGGGCGCGGGCTTCCCGGACGGGCTGTGCGTGGACGCCGACGGAGCGGTGTGGGTCGCCCTGTGGGACGGCGCCGCGATCCGCCGCTACGCCCCTGACGGGACACTCGATCGGGTGGTGGAGCTGCCGTTCCCGCGCCCGACCGCGTGTGCCTTCGGCGGTGCGGACCTCACCGATCTGTATCTGACCTCGGCACGCGTCGGCCTCGGCGCCTCCGCGCCGCCGCTCGCCGGGTCGCTGCTGGTCATCCGGGGTGTGGGGCAGGGTCTGGCGCAGCCCGCCTTCGGCGGCTGA
- a CDS encoding NADP-dependent oxidoreductase, which yields MSVIPTTGREWHLVARPQGWPKPEDFALREVPVATPGPGQALVRNLYMSVDPYMRGRMNDVKSYAPPYQLDQPMGGGAVGKVVASNAEGISVGDHVLHFGGWREYATVDAKSAVKVDPEIAPLPAYLGVLGMPGLTAYAGLLEVASFKEGDSVFVSGAAGAVGSEVGQIAKLKGASRVIGSAGSDEKVRVLLDEYGFDAAFNYKSGPVADQLKEAAPDGIDVYFDNVGGEHLEAAISRLKVHGRVTVCGMISQYNTTEPTPAPRNLAMVIGKRLRIQGMLVGDHQNLQEQFFQEVGGWIREGKLHYRETVIKGVDNAVDAFLGMLRGENTGKMIVAFED from the coding sequence ATGTCCGTCATCCCCACCACCGGCCGTGAATGGCACCTGGTCGCCCGCCCCCAGGGGTGGCCGAAGCCGGAGGACTTCGCGCTGCGCGAGGTCCCGGTCGCCACGCCTGGCCCCGGGCAGGCGCTGGTCCGCAATCTCTACATGTCGGTGGACCCGTACATGCGCGGCCGCATGAACGACGTGAAGTCGTACGCGCCGCCGTACCAGCTGGACCAGCCGATGGGGGGCGGCGCGGTCGGCAAGGTCGTCGCCTCCAACGCGGAGGGCATCTCCGTCGGCGACCACGTCCTGCACTTCGGCGGCTGGCGCGAGTACGCGACGGTGGACGCCAAGAGCGCCGTCAAGGTGGACCCCGAGATCGCCCCGCTCCCCGCCTACCTCGGGGTGCTCGGCATGCCCGGTCTCACCGCCTACGCGGGGCTGCTGGAGGTCGCCTCCTTCAAGGAGGGCGACTCGGTCTTCGTCTCGGGCGCGGCGGGCGCGGTCGGCAGTGAGGTCGGTCAGATCGCCAAGCTCAAGGGCGCCTCGCGGGTGATCGGCAGCGCCGGTTCGGACGAGAAGGTCCGGGTGCTGCTCGACGAGTACGGCTTCGACGCGGCGTTCAACTACAAGAGCGGCCCGGTCGCCGACCAGTTGAAGGAGGCCGCGCCGGACGGGATCGACGTCTACTTCGACAACGTCGGCGGTGAGCACCTCGAAGCCGCCATCAGCCGCCTCAAGGTGCACGGCCGGGTCACCGTCTGCGGCATGATCTCGCAGTACAACACCACCGAGCCGACCCCCGCCCCGCGCAACCTCGCGATGGTCATCGGCAAGCGGCTGCGGATCCAGGGCATGCTGGTCGGGGACCACCAGAACCTTCAGGAGCAGTTCTTCCAGGAAGTCGGCGGCTGGATCCGCGAGGGCAAGCTGCACTACCGCGAGACCGTCATCAAGGGCGTGGACAACGCGGTGGACGCCTTCCTCGGGATGCTCCGTGGGGAGAACACCGGCAAGATGATCGTCGCCTTCGAGGACTGA
- a CDS encoding IclR family transcriptional regulator — MGRLVPAVTRALDILELFLDGDGTLSAPEITRRLGLPRTTVHELVTTLAARSYLVQVPDQPGRYRLGVRPYQLGSRYAEQLDLAAEGQQVARSVAETCDETVHVAILEGMDVIYIAKVDSTHAVRMVSAAGRRLPAHCTSVGKMLLASLPEDALAARLSGDQPLAAMTDNSITAPDELRRHLATVRERGVAVEQRESNPDVNCVAAPVRDSAGKVVAALSISVPTIRWSDERQAELEELAAKGAGELSVRLGHRRRDI; from the coding sequence ATGGGACGCCTGGTGCCCGCGGTGACACGGGCTCTGGACATACTCGAGCTCTTCCTGGACGGGGACGGCACGCTCTCCGCACCCGAGATCACCCGTCGGCTCGGACTGCCCCGTACGACGGTCCATGAGCTGGTGACCACTCTGGCCGCCCGCTCCTATCTGGTCCAGGTTCCCGACCAGCCCGGCCGCTATCGGCTCGGAGTGCGGCCGTACCAGCTGGGCAGCCGCTACGCCGAGCAGCTCGACCTGGCCGCCGAGGGCCAGCAGGTGGCCCGGAGCGTCGCGGAGACCTGCGACGAGACCGTGCACGTCGCGATCCTCGAGGGCATGGACGTCATCTACATCGCCAAGGTCGACTCCACCCACGCCGTCCGCATGGTCTCCGCCGCGGGCCGCCGGCTGCCCGCCCACTGCACCTCGGTCGGCAAGATGCTGCTCGCCTCCCTCCCGGAGGACGCCCTGGCCGCGCGGCTGTCCGGCGATCAGCCGCTGGCCGCGATGACGGACAACAGCATCACCGCCCCCGACGAACTGCGCCGCCACCTCGCCACCGTGCGCGAGCGCGGCGTCGCGGTCGAGCAGCGGGAGTCCAACCCGGATGTGAACTGCGTGGCGGCTCCCGTACGGGACTCCGCGGGGAAGGTGGTCGCGGCGCTGTCGATCTCGGTGCCGACGATCCGCTGGAGTGATGAGCGCCAGGCCGAGCTGGAGGAGCTCGCGGCCAAGGGCGCGGGTGAACTGTCGGTGCGGCTGGGACATCGGAGGCGGGACATATGA
- a CDS encoding MarR family winged helix-turn-helix transcriptional regulator: protein MTSRIDPLTLEVVELIGTIVARYHEEYEEAAAKHSLTGAQARVLGLLTGGPTPMRRLAQQLKCEPSNVTGIVDRLESRGLAERRLDPADRRVKLAAATEAGRETSARLRGSLDFAREPLAELSDEERTVLRDLLKRMLGSAP from the coding sequence ATGACGTCCCGCATCGACCCGCTGACCCTCGAGGTCGTCGAGCTCATCGGCACCATCGTGGCCCGTTATCACGAGGAATACGAGGAGGCGGCGGCCAAGCACTCCCTGACCGGGGCACAAGCCCGGGTGCTGGGCCTGCTGACCGGCGGCCCGACACCCATGCGACGACTCGCCCAGCAGCTGAAGTGCGAGCCGTCGAACGTCACCGGGATCGTGGACCGCCTGGAGTCGCGCGGCCTCGCAGAGCGCCGCCTGGACCCGGCCGACCGCCGGGTCAAACTGGCCGCCGCCACCGAGGCGGGCCGCGAAACCTCCGCACGGCTCCGGGGCTCACTCGACTTCGCACGCGAACCCCTGGCGGAGCTCTCGGACGAGGAGCGGACGGTACTGCGCGACCTGCTCAAACGAATGCTGGGCAGCGCGCCGTAG
- a CDS encoding glycoside hydrolase family 30 protein: protein MITSVRTTLVGTLTAALLPLITPSAAAEPLRGGTVDFGRHLQPIDGFGFSQAFQRADLMHGAQGLTPEHQREVLDLLLNRATGAGLSILRLGIGSSSDEVYDHMKSIQPTDPGGPDAPPRYEWDGDDGGQVWLAKEARRYGVKRFYADAWSAPGYMKTNGTDAGGGTLKAEWRRAYADYLVQYAKFYRQEGVRITDLGFTNEPDLATSYASMRFTPEQAVEVIKAIGPTVRRAGINLLCCDAAGWDEQASFSTAIEADSTAADQVAVHTGHPYVTPSDQPLPTSRRTWMSEWSPNGTTWNEAWDDHSGYDGLAVAEAIHTTLADAEASGYVYWFGASVGATRGLIQLGGPDYHVSKRLWALAAYSRFIRPGAVRVAADSGTDSGTDGVKTTAFRNRDGRRVLEILNTGEEPVRGDYALRGGGDGGRDARGAGMVYRTDGTHALSRVGTARVRDGRLAVGLPGRSLTTVVLR, encoded by the coding sequence GTGATCACTTCGGTCCGCACAACCCTCGTCGGCACGCTCACCGCCGCACTGCTCCCGCTCATCACACCGTCCGCCGCCGCGGAACCACTCCGCGGCGGCACCGTGGATTTCGGAAGGCATCTCCAGCCGATCGACGGTTTCGGCTTCTCCCAGGCGTTCCAGCGCGCCGATCTGATGCACGGCGCACAGGGGCTGACCCCGGAACACCAGCGCGAAGTGCTCGATCTGCTGCTGAACCGCGCCACCGGCGCCGGGTTGAGCATTCTGCGGCTCGGCATCGGCTCGTCCTCCGACGAGGTCTACGACCACATGAAGTCCATCCAGCCCACCGACCCGGGCGGCCCGGACGCGCCCCCGCGCTATGAGTGGGACGGCGACGACGGCGGCCAGGTGTGGCTGGCCAAGGAGGCGCGGCGGTACGGCGTCAAGCGCTTCTACGCCGACGCCTGGAGCGCGCCGGGCTATATGAAGACGAACGGGACGGACGCAGGCGGCGGCACGCTGAAGGCGGAATGGCGACGGGCGTACGCCGACTACCTGGTGCAGTACGCGAAGTTCTACCGCCAGGAGGGCGTACGCATCACCGACCTCGGCTTCACCAATGAGCCGGACCTCGCCACGTCCTACGCCTCGATGCGGTTCACCCCGGAACAGGCGGTCGAGGTGATCAAGGCGATCGGCCCCACGGTGCGGCGGGCCGGGATCAATCTGCTGTGCTGCGACGCGGCCGGATGGGACGAGCAGGCGTCGTTCTCCACCGCGATCGAGGCCGACAGCACCGCCGCGGACCAGGTCGCGGTGCATACGGGCCACCCTTATGTCACCCCCTCCGACCAGCCGTTGCCGACGAGCCGCCGCACCTGGATGTCGGAGTGGAGCCCCAACGGGACGACGTGGAACGAGGCGTGGGACGACCACAGCGGTTATGACGGCTTGGCGGTGGCGGAGGCGATCCACACGACGCTCGCGGACGCGGAGGCGAGTGGCTATGTGTACTGGTTCGGCGCGTCGGTGGGCGCCACCCGGGGGCTGATCCAGCTGGGCGGCCCGGACTACCACGTCTCCAAGCGGCTGTGGGCCCTGGCCGCGTACAGCCGTTTCATCCGGCCCGGGGCGGTACGGGTCGCGGCGGACTCCGGGACGGACTCCGGGACGGACGGCGTGAAGACGACGGCCTTCCGGAACCGGGACGGCCGACGGGTCCTGGAAATCCTCAACACCGGTGAGGAGCCGGTGCGCGGGGACTACGCGCTACGTGGCGGAGGAGACGGGGGCCGAGACGCGCGGGGCGCGGGCATGGTCTACCGGACGGATGGGACGCATGCGCTCAGCCGCGTCGGAACCGCGCGGGTGCGCGACGGACGGCTGGCGGTCGGACTGCCGGGGCGTTCGCTGACGACGGTGGTACTGCGATAG